One window from the genome of Anolis sagrei isolate rAnoSag1 chromosome 4, rAnoSag1.mat, whole genome shotgun sequence encodes:
- the PCSK9 gene encoding proprotein convertase subtilisin/kexin type 9, with product MGRRLSLAAPLLLLLGLLLVLRPPPADSSVVDAPDEEDDPTPSLALEEENQDEVGKDRSAPAAFHRSKKDMWRLPGNYIVVLKEETHKSQTSRTAKRLQVRAAKHGYLTKILHIFEDLFQGFVVKMSSDVLHMALRLPHVDYIEEDSYVFAQSIPWNLGRIVPVQDNSNEYNPPNRGDLVEVYLLDTGIQSNHREIEGRVFVTDFENVPEEDGTRFHRQASKCDSHGTHMAGVVSGRDAGVAKGASVRSLRVLNCQGKGTVSGTLIGLEFIKKTLAAQPYSPLVVLLPLAGGYSRILNAACRLMVQSGVVIIAAAGNYKDDACLYSPASESEVITVGATNVQDQPASMGSLGTNFGRCVDVFAPGDDIIGASSDCSTCFTSQSGTSQAAAHVAGIAAMILNSNPTLSISELRQRLIHFSIKNLMNEAWFPEEQRLLTPNRVAGLPSKLVEDEELYCRSVWSSLSGSTSSAIAVARCNGNEEMFSCSSLSKNGKRRGERIEDYGGRKDCVAHNRFGGQGVYAIARCCIWPKADCQVYAHAPVAERTAVQNVGCTKDSHVLTGCSSHSVGEDFSGNIRPVLKTEGNYDQCIGQSGTAVHASCCHAPSLECKVQEYSPLEHIAKVTVTCDAGWTLTGCNAQSYGSHTLGAYSVDNTCVVMSSPGRHRTAAIAICCRKRLLETVKHRSSYK from the exons ATGGGAAGGCGCCTCTCTTTGGCGgctccgctgctgctgctgcttgggcTTCTCCTGGTCCTCCGCCCGCCTCCCGCGGATTCCAGTGTCGTGGATGCTCCGGACGAAGAGGACGACCCCACGCCCTCCTTGGCTTTAGAGGAGGAGAACCAGGACGAGGTCGGGAAGGACCGGAGCGCCCCCGCCGCCTTCCATCGGAGCAAGAAG GACATGTGGCGCTTACCTGGGAATTATATTGTGGTGCTTAAGGAGGAAACCCATAAATCTCAGACATCCCGGACGGCCAAGCGGCTGCAGGTCAGAGCAGCCAAGCATGGCTACTTGACAAAAATTCTCCATATCTTTGAGGACCTATTTCAGGGCTTCGTGGTGAAAATGAGCAGTGATGTGTTACACATG GCATTGAGGCTGCCACATGTGGATTACATTGAAGAAGACTCTTATGTGTTTGCTCAGAGCATTCCTTGGAACCTCGGCCGGATCGTCCCAGTGCAGGACAATTCAAATGAATACAATCCTCCCA ATAGAGGTGACCTGGTTGAAGTTTATCTGCTAGATACTGGCATCCAAAGCAACCATCGGGAAATAGAAGGTAGAGTGTTTGTGACCGATTTTGAGAATGTCCCAGAAGAGGATGGCACTCGATTTCACCGTCAG GCTAGTAAGTGTGACAGTCATGGGACCCACATGGCTGGTGTTGTGAGTGGGAGGGATGCTGGCGTGGCCAAAGGAGCCAGTGTTCGCAGCCTCCGGGTACTCAACTGCCAGGGAAAGGGTACTGTGAGTGGCACTCTCATTG GATTGGAATTTATTAAAAAGACCTTGGCTGCCCAGCCCTACAGTCCTCTGGTGGTTTTGCTCCCCTTGGCTGGAGGCTATAGCCGCATTCTCAATGCAGCCTGTCGCCTCATGGTCCAGTCAGGAGTGGTGATCATTGCTGCAGCAGGCAACTACAAGGATGATGCTTGCTTATATTCACCAGCATCAGAATCAGAG GTTATCACAGTTGGCGCCACCAATGTCCAAGACCAACCTGCTTCTATGGGAAGCCTGGGAACCAATTTTGGCCGTTGCGTAGATGTGTTTGCTCCTGGAGATGATATCATTGGTGCGTCCAGTGACTGCAGCACCTGCTTCACATCACAGAGTGGGACATCCCAGGCAGCTGCACATGTGGCAG GTATTGCAGCCATGATTCTGAACAGCAACCCCACTCTATCCATCTCTGAGCTGAGGCAGAGGTTGATCCACTTCTCCATCAAGAACCTTATGAATGAAGCTTGGTTTCCAGAAGAGCAGAGGCTTTTAACCCCCAACAGAGTGGCTGGGCTTCCCTCTAAACTTGTAGAAG ATGAAGAGCTATACTGTCGCTCTGTGTGGTCTTCCCTGTCTGGTTCGACTAGTTCAGCAATAGCTGTCGCCCGTTGCAATGGAAATGAAGAAATGTTCAGCTGCTCAAGTTTGTCAAAGAATGGCAAGCGTCGAGGAGAGCGCATTGAG GACTATGGAGGCAGGAAAGACTGTGTGGCACATAATAGATTTGGTGGCCAAGGTGTCTATGCCATAGCCAGGTGTTGCATTTGGCCTAAAGCGGACTGTCAGGTTTATGCACATGCGCCGGTTGCAGAGCGCACAGCTGTTCAAAATGTTGGCTGCACCAAGGATAGCCATGTTTTGACAG GTTGCAGTTCTCATTCTGTGGGTGAAGATTTCAGTGGCAACATCAGACCTGTACTCAAGACAGAAGGCAACTATGACCAATGCATTGGCCAGTCAGGTACAGCTGTTCATGCCTCCTGTTGCCATGCACCCAGCCTTGAGTGCAAGGTACAAGAATATTCTCCTTTGGAACACATAGCAAAG GTAACGGTGACTTGTGATGCGGGTTGGACACTGACAGGATGTAATGCCCAGTCTTATGGTTCTCACACACTTGGTGCATATTCAGTGGACAATACCTGTGTAGTCATGAGCAGTCCAGGGAGACACAGAACAGCAGCCATTGCCATTTGTTGCAGGAAAAGACTTTTGGAAACTGTGAAGCATCGTTCCAGTTACAAGTGA